A genomic region of Oryza glaberrima chromosome 1, OglaRS2, whole genome shotgun sequence contains the following coding sequences:
- the LOC127760260 gene encoding receptor-like protein EIX2, whose translation MHKLHVCCIQLAIVLFLLAQTECSNGTSAYNPNETVIITRCITTERSALLAFRAGLSDPANLLPSWEGDDYCRWKGVGCSNRTGRVVKLDLQGDCGNSIISKQVLGGSISDSLLDLHHLQYLDLSCNRFNGQQVPEFLSSLHSLRYLDLSESSFSGRIPPQLGNLSSLRYFSIDSIFGDTDSTDISWLSRLSSLEHLDMSWVNLSTIVHWVPTVNMLRSLKFLSLSFCELRTSPDSLLHSNLTSLETLDISCNRFNKYVSSNWFWNVTSLKHLDVSSCQLHGRFPDQLGSMTSIVHLDLSGNNLVGMIPSNLNNLCNLEELFLFEININGSIAEFFERLPDCSRSKLRNLFLPMSNLTGSLPAKLETFSNLTWLDLRGNNLTGPVPIWIGEHTKLTDLDLSYNNLVGIMSEDELTKLVNLQYLDLAYNNISGSLPESFVNFKGMVITRGNDGGIYSPFFSTSMSYGGAEIMDGFNESFKVVTKGQEQLYTREIVYMVNLDLSCNNIIGKIPEEIGTLVALKNLNLSWNAFSGNIPDKIGALLQVESLDLSHNELSGEIPNSLSALASLSHLNLSYNNLSGKIPSGNQLRTLDDQPSIYIGNPGLCGPPLSKSCSQTEPVPFVQKDQEDENEKVFFFLAMGIGYVLGIWTILCIFLFQRKWRAICFSFYDSMYDRVYVQVAVTWASFKFYKEKWAETN comes from the exons ATGCACAAGCTCCATGTCTGCTGCATCCAACTGGCCATAGTGCTGTTCTTGCTCGCTCAAACAGAGTGCTCCAATGGAACATCTGCCTATAATCCCAATGAAACGGTCATCATCACCAGGTGCATCACCACCGAGAGGTCAGCTCTTCTGGCCTTCAGAGCAGGGTTATCAGACCCTGCAAACCTCCTCCCGTCGTGGGAGGGTGACGACTACTGTCGATGGAAGGGCGTCGGGTGCAGCAACAGAACCGGCCGCGTCGTCAAGCTCGATCTCCAAGGCGATTGTGGCAATAGTATTATCAGTAAGCAGGTGCTGGGAGGAAGCATAAGTGATTCACTGCTTGATTTACATCACCTGCAGTATCTCGACCTCAGCTGCAACAGGTTCAATGGCCAGCAAGTACCTGAGTTCCTGTCGTCGCTGCACAGCTTGAGATATCTCGACCTATCAGAGTCGAGCTTCAGTGGAAGGATACCACCGCAGCTCGGTAACCTCTCCAGCCTGCGTTATTTCAGTATTGATTCCATTTTTGGTGACACAGACTCCACAGATATTAGCTGGTTGTCACGATTAAGTTCCCTTGAGCACCTGGATATGAGTTGGGTGAACCTTAGCACAATTGTGCACTGGGTTCCGACAGTGAACATGCTTCGGTCCCTTAAATTTCTCAGTCTTTCCTTCTGCGAACTTCGCACTAGCCCAGATTCTCTTCTGCATTCAAATCTGACATCTCTTGAAACACTTGACATTTCGTGTAACCGATTCAACAAGTATGTTTCGTCCAATTGGTTTTGGAATGTGACGAGCCTTAAGCATCTTGACGTCTCATCCTGCCAACTTCATGGCCGGTTCCCTGACCAACTAGGGAGTATGACCTCCATCGTACACCTTGATTTATCAGGAAACAACCTTGTAGGAATGATCCCGTCGAACCTGAACAACCTGTGTAACCTGGAAGAACTGTTTTTGTTTGAGATCAACATCAATGGGAGCATAGCAGAATTTTTCGAGCGCCTACCTGATTGCTCACGGAGTAAATTACGAAACTTGTTTCTACCTATGAGCAATCTGACAGGAAGCTTGCCAGCCAAGCTAGAAACTTTCAGCAATTTGACGTGGCTTGATCTCCGTGGTAACAATCTCACAGGTCCTGTGCCAATATGGATAGGAGAGCACACGAAGCTAACTGATTTGGACCTTAGCTACAATAATCTGGTTGGGATCATGAGTGAAGA CGAACTTACGAAACTAGTTAATCTGCAATATTTGGATCTTGCTTACAATAATATATCAGGGAGCTTGCCGGAATCTTTTGTGAACTTCAAAGGGATGGTAATAACGAGGGGTAATGATGGCGGAATTTATTCGCCATTCTTTTCTACTAGTATGTCATATGGTGGTGCTGAAATAATGGACGGGTTTAATGAAAGTTTCAAGGTAGTCACAAAGGGTCAAGAGCAGTTGTATACAAGAGAAATAGTATATATGGTGAACCTTGATTTATCTTGTAACAATATCATTGGAAAGATCCCTGAAGAGATTGGTACTCTTGTTGCATTGAAGAATCTAAACTTATCTTGGAATGCCTTCAGTGGGAATATTCCTGATAAGATTGGCGCCTTGTTGCAGGTGGAGTCTCTCGACCTATCACACAACGAGTTGTCTGGTGAAATTCCTAACAGCTTATCTGCTCTCGCATCTTTGAGTCACTTGAACTTGTCCTACAACAATCTTTCAGGAAAGATACCATCTGGGAATCAACTACGAACACTCGATGACCAGCCATCAATCTATATTGGTAACCCGGGTCTTTGCGGTCCTCCTCTGTCCAAGAGTTGTTCACAAACTGAGCCAGTTCCTTTTGTTCAAAAAGATCAAGAGGATGAAAATGAGaaggttttctttttccttgcCATGGGTATTGGATATGTGCTGGGTATATGGACAATACTCTGCATCTTCTTGTTTCAGAGGAAATGGAGAGCTATTTGTTTCTCATTCTATGACAGCATGTACGACCGTGTTTATGTGCAAGTGGCTGTTACCTGGGCTTCGTTTAAATTTTACAAGGAAAAATGGGCAGAAACTAATTAA
- the LOC127777616 gene encoding cytochrome P450 CYP72A616-like, which yields MVFRGWLMWAPASAPVLVVFGLLFGLALVWQAGRLLHRLWWRPRRLEKALRARGLRGSSYRFLTGDLAEESRRRKEAWARPLPLRCHDIAPRIKPFLHGTVVREQHGKRRQPCITWFGPTPEVNITDPELAKVVLSNKFGHLERVRFKEVSKLLSQGLTYHEGEKWVKHRRIINPAFQLEKLKLMLPAFSACCEELISRWMGSIGSDGSYEVDCWPELKSLTGDVISRTAFGSSYLEGRRVFELQAEQFERAMKCMQKISIPGYMSLPIENNRKMHQINKEIESILRGIIGKRMQAMKEGESTKDDLLGILLESNTKHMEEDGQSSQGLTIKDIVEECKLFYFAGAETTSVLLTWTMLLLSMHPEWQDHAREEILGLFRKNKPDYEGLSRLKIVTMILYEVLRLYPPFIEIGRKTYKEMEIGGVTYPAGVSIKIPVLFIHHDPDTWGSDVHEFKPERFSEGISKASKDPGAFLPFGWGPRICIGQNFALLEAKMALCLILQRLEFELAPSYTHAPHTIVTLHPMHGAQIKVRAI from the exons ATGGTTTTCAGAGGGTGGTTGATGTGGGCTCCGGCCTCAGCGCCAGTCCTCGTGGTGTTCGGTCTCCTCTTCGGCCTCGCCCTCGTGTGGCAGGCCGGCCGCCTGCTTCACCGGCtgtggtggcggccgcggcggctggagAAGGCGCTGCGCGCGCGGGGCCTCCGCGGCTCGTCCTACCGCTTCCTCACCGGCGACCTCGCGGAGGAGAGCCGGCGGAGGAAGGAGGCCTGGGcgaggccgctgccgctgcggtGCCACGACATCGCGCCGCGCATCAAGCCGTTCCTCCACGGCACCGTCGTCAGGGAGCAGCacggcaagcggcggcagcCGTGCATCACCTGGTTCGGCCCGACGCCGGAGGTGAACATCACCGATCCCGAGCTGGCCAAGGTCGTCCTGTCCAACAAGTTCGGCCACTTGGAGAGGGTCAGGTTCAAGGAGGTGTCGAAGCTGCTATCCCAAGGCCTCACCTACCACGAGGGCGAGAAGTGGGTCAAGCACAGGAGGATCATCAACCCGGCTTTCCAGCTCGAGAAGCTCAAG CTCATGCTGCCAGCGTTTTCTGCATGCTGCGAGGAACTGATCAGCAGGTGGATGGGGTCCATTGGCTCTGATGGCTCGTACGAGGTGGATTGCTGGCCGGAGCTCAAGAGCCTCACCGGAGATGTCATCTCGCGCACCGCGTTCGGAAGCAGCTATCTTGAAGGAAGAAGGGTCTTCGAGCTGCAGGCCGAGCAATTTGAGCGCGCAATGAAATGCATGCAGAAGATTTCCATCCCGGGTTACAT GTCTTTGCCTATTGAGAACAACCGGAAGATGCatcaaataaataaagagaTTGAATCGATTCTAAGAGGTATAATTGGGAAAAGAATGCAAGCTATGAAAGAAGGTGAAAGCACAAAAGATGATTTACTTGGCATATTGCTTGAGTCAAACACAAAGCACATGGAAGAGGATGGTCAATCAAGCCAAGGGTTGACAATCAAGGATATCGTGGAGGAGTGCAAGCTGTTTTACTTTGCAGGAGCGGAGACAACATCAGTGCTTCTCACATGGACCATGCTGCTATTAAGCATGCACCCGGAGTGGCAGGACCATGCAAGGGAAGAGATCTTGGGATTATTTAGGAAGAACAAACCTGACTACGAAGGCTTGAGCCGCCTCAAAATT GTGACGATGATCCTCTACGAGGTTCTTCGGTTGTACCCACCGTTCATCGAGATTGGTCGGAAAACATACAAAGAGATGGAGATAGGAGGAGTCACTTACCCAGCTGGTGTcagcattaaaatccccgtgtTGTTCATCCACCATGATCCGGACACCTGGGGAAGTGATGTGCATGAGTTCAAACCTGAGAGGTTCTCTGAGGGGATCTCTAAGGCGTCTAAGGATCCGGGTGCATTCCTCCCGTTCGGTTGGGGGCCACGAATCTGCATCGGCCAAAACTTCGCGCTGCTTGAGGCCAAGATGGCACTGTGCCTGATTCTTCAACGCTTGGAGTTTGAGCTTGCGCCATCGTATACTCATGCGCCGCATACTATCGTAACTCTGCATCCAATGCACGGTGCACAGATTAAAGTTAGAGCTATATGA
- the LOC127777624 gene encoding cytochrome P450 CYP72A616-like isoform X1 — protein sequence MVLGGWLLMWAPASSPTILVAFGLLFGLVLAWQAGLQLHRLWWRPRRLEKALRARGLRGSRYRFLTGDLAEESRRRKEAWARPLPLRCHDIAPRIEPFLHDAVVRDEQHGKPCITWLGPTPEVHVTDPELAKVVMSNKFGHFEKIRFQALSKLLPQGLSYHEGEKWAKHRRILNPAFQLEKLKLMLPVFSACCEELISRWMGAIGSDGSYEVDCWPELKSLTGDVISRTAFGSSYLEGRRIFELQGELFERVMKSVEKIFIPGYMYLPTENNRKMHQINKEIESILRGMTGKRMQAMKEGESTKDDLLGILLESNMRHTEENGQSSQGLTIKDIMEECKLFYFAGADTTSVLLTWTMLLLSMHPEWQDRARKEILGLFGKNKPEYDGLSHLKIVTMILYEVLRLYPPFIELKRRTYKEMKIGGVTYPAGVIINLPVLFIHHDLEIWGSDVHEFKPERFSEGISKASKDPSAFLPFGWGPRICIGQNFALLEAKMALCLILQRLEFELAPTYTHAPHTMVTLHPMHGAQIKVRAI from the exons ATGGTTCTTGGAGGGTGGCTGTTGATGTGGGCTCCGGCCTCATCGCCAACAATCCTCGTGGCGTTCGGTCTCCTCTTCGGCCTCGTCCTCGCGTGGCAGGCCGGCCTCCAGCTCCACCGCCtgtggtggcggccgcggcggctggagAAGGCGCTGCGGGCGCGGGGCCTCCGCGGCTCGCGCTACCGCTTCCTCACCGGCGACCTCGCGGAGGAGAGCCGGCGGAGGAAGGAGGCCTGGGcgaggccgctgccgctgcggtGCCACGACATCGCGCCGCGCATCGAGCCGTTCCTCCACGACGCCGTCGTCAGGGATGAGCAGCACGGCAAGCCGTGCATCACCTGGCTCGGCCCGACGCCGGAGGTGCACGTCACCGATCCCGAGCTGGCCAAGGTCGTCATGTCCAACAAGTTCGGCCACTTCGAGAAGATCAGGTTCCAGGCGCTATCGAAGCTGCTGCCCCAGGGCCTCTCCTACCACGAGGGCGAGAAGTGGGCCAAGCACAGGAGGATCCTCAACCCGGCTTTCCAGCTCGAGAAGCTCAAG CTCATGCTGCCGGTGTTTTCTGCGTGCTGCGAGGAGCTGATCAGCAGGTGGATGGGGGCCATTGGTTCTGATGGCTCGTACGAGGTGGATTGCTGGCCGGAGCTCAAGAGCCTCACCGGAGATGTCATCTCGCGCACCGCGTTCGGAAGCAGCTATCTTGAAGGAAGAAGGATATTCGAGCTGCAGGGCGAGCTATTTGAGCGTGTAATGAAATCCGTCGAGAAGATTTTCATCCCGGGTTACAT GTATTTGCCTACTGAGAACAACCGGAAGATGCATCAAATTAATAAAGAGATCGAATCGATTCTAAGGGGTATGACTGGGAAAAGAATGCAAGCTATGAAAGAAGGTGAAAGCACAAAAGATGATTTACTTGGCATATTGCTTGAGTCAAACATGAGACACACGGAAGAGAATGGTCAATCAAGCCAGGGCTTGACAATCAAGGATATCATGGAGGAATGCAAGCTGTTCTACTTTGCAGGAGCGGATACAACATCAGTGCTTCTCACATGGACCATGTTGCTATTAAGCATGCATCCCGAGTGGCAGGATCGTGCCAGGAAAGAGATCCTAGGACTATTTGGGAAGAACAAACCTGAGTACGATGGCTTGAGCCACCTCAAAATT GTGACAATGATCCTCTACGAGGTTCTTAGGTTGTACCCACCGTTCATCGAGCTTAAGCGGAGAACATACAAGGAGATGAAGATAGGAGGCGTCACTTACCCTGCTGGTGTCATCATTAATCTTCCCGTGCTGTTCATCCACCATGATCTGGAAATCTGGGGAAGTGACGTGCATGAGTTCAAACCAGAGAGGTTCTCTGAGGGGATCTCTAAGGCGTCTAAGGATCCGAGTGCGTTCCTCCCATTCGGTTGGGGACCGCGAATCTGCATTGGCCAAAACTTCGCGTTGCTTGAGGCCAAGATGGCGTTGTGTCTGATTCTTCAACGCTTGGAGTTTGAGCTTGCGCCAACGTACACTCATGCGCCACATACTATGGTAACTTTACACCCGATGCATGGTGCACAGATTAAAGTTAGAGCTATATGA
- the LOC127777624 gene encoding cytochrome P450 CYP72A616-like isoform X2 translates to MVLGGWLLMWAPASSPTILVAFGLLFGLVLAWQAGLQLHRLWWRPRRLEKALRARGLRGSRYRFLTGDLAEESRRRKEAWARPLPLRCHDIAPRIEPFLHDAVVRDEQHGKPCITWLGPTPEVHVTDPELAKVVMSNKFGHFEKIRFQALSKLLPQGLSYHEGEKWAKHRRILNPAFQLEKLKLMLPVFSACCEELISRWMGAIGSDGSYEVDCWPELKSLTGDVISRTAFGSSYLEGRRIFELQGELFERVMKSVEKIFIPGYMYLPTENNRKMHQINKEIESILRGMTGKRMQAMKEGESTKDDLLGILLESNMRHTEENGQSSQGLTIKDIMEECKLFYFAGADTTSVLLTWTMLLLSMHPEWQDRARKEILGLFGKNKPE, encoded by the exons ATGGTTCTTGGAGGGTGGCTGTTGATGTGGGCTCCGGCCTCATCGCCAACAATCCTCGTGGCGTTCGGTCTCCTCTTCGGCCTCGTCCTCGCGTGGCAGGCCGGCCTCCAGCTCCACCGCCtgtggtggcggccgcggcggctggagAAGGCGCTGCGGGCGCGGGGCCTCCGCGGCTCGCGCTACCGCTTCCTCACCGGCGACCTCGCGGAGGAGAGCCGGCGGAGGAAGGAGGCCTGGGcgaggccgctgccgctgcggtGCCACGACATCGCGCCGCGCATCGAGCCGTTCCTCCACGACGCCGTCGTCAGGGATGAGCAGCACGGCAAGCCGTGCATCACCTGGCTCGGCCCGACGCCGGAGGTGCACGTCACCGATCCCGAGCTGGCCAAGGTCGTCATGTCCAACAAGTTCGGCCACTTCGAGAAGATCAGGTTCCAGGCGCTATCGAAGCTGCTGCCCCAGGGCCTCTCCTACCACGAGGGCGAGAAGTGGGCCAAGCACAGGAGGATCCTCAACCCGGCTTTCCAGCTCGAGAAGCTCAAG CTCATGCTGCCGGTGTTTTCTGCGTGCTGCGAGGAGCTGATCAGCAGGTGGATGGGGGCCATTGGTTCTGATGGCTCGTACGAGGTGGATTGCTGGCCGGAGCTCAAGAGCCTCACCGGAGATGTCATCTCGCGCACCGCGTTCGGAAGCAGCTATCTTGAAGGAAGAAGGATATTCGAGCTGCAGGGCGAGCTATTTGAGCGTGTAATGAAATCCGTCGAGAAGATTTTCATCCCGGGTTACAT GTATTTGCCTACTGAGAACAACCGGAAGATGCATCAAATTAATAAAGAGATCGAATCGATTCTAAGGGGTATGACTGGGAAAAGAATGCAAGCTATGAAAGAAGGTGAAAGCACAAAAGATGATTTACTTGGCATATTGCTTGAGTCAAACATGAGACACACGGAAGAGAATGGTCAATCAAGCCAGGGCTTGACAATCAAGGATATCATGGAGGAATGCAAGCTGTTCTACTTTGCAGGAGCGGATACAACATCAGTGCTTCTCACATGGACCATGTTGCTATTAAGCATGCATCCCGAGTGGCAGGATCGTGCCAGGAAAGAGATCCTAGGACTATTTGGGAAGAACAAACCTGA GTGA
- the LOC127777605 gene encoding cytochrome P450 CYP72A616-like, translating to MVLGGGWLSMWAPASSPTILAAFGLVGLVLAWQAGLQLHRLWWRPRRLEKALRARGLRGSRYRFLTGDLAEESRRRKEAWARPLPLRCHDIAPRVEPFLHGAVGVGAAHGKPRITWFGPTPEVHVADPELARVVLSNKFGHFEKVSFPELSKLIPQGLSAHEGEKWAKHRRILNPVFQLEKLKLMLPVFSACCEELISRWMGSIGSDGSYEVDCWPEFKSLTGDVISRTAFGSSYLEGRRIFELQGELFERVIKSIQKMFIPGYMYLPTENNRKMHQMNKEIESILRGMIGKRMQAMKEGESTKDDLLGILLESNTRHMEVNGQSNQGLTIKDIMEECKLFYFAGADTTSVLLTWTMLLLSMHPEWQDRAREEILGLFGKNKPDYDGLSRLKIVTMILYEVLRLYPPFIELTRKTYKEMEIGGITYPAGVIINLPVMFIHHDPEIWGSDVHEFKPERFSEGISKASKDPGAFLPFGWGPRICIGKNFALLEAKMALCLILQRLEFELATSYTHAPHTIISLHPMHGAQIKVKSYMTISDYSVFY from the exons ATGGTTCTTGGAGGGGGGTGGTTGTCGATGTGGGCTCCGGCCTCATCGCCAACAATCCTCGCGGCGTTCGGTCTCGTCGGCCTCGTCCTCGCGTGGCAGGCCGGCCTCCAGCTCCACCGCCtgtggtggcggccgcggcggctggagAAGGCGCTGCGGGCGCGGGGCCTCCGCGGTTCGCGCTACCGCTTCCTCACCGGCGACCTCGCGGAGGAGAGCCGGCGGAGGAAGGAGGCCTGGGcgaggccgctgccgctgcggtGCCACGACATCGCGCCGCGCGTCGAGCCGTTCCTCCACGGAGCCGTCGGCGTCGGGGCGGCGCACGGCAAGCCGCGCATCACCTGGTTCGGCCCGACGCCGGAGGTGCACGTCGCCGATCCCGAGCTGGCCAGGGTCGTCCTGTCCAACAAGTTCGGCCACTTCGAGAAGGTCAGTTTCCCGGAGCTATCGAAGCTGATCCCCCAAGGCCTGTCCGCCCACGAGGGCGAGAAGTGGGCCAAGCACAGGAGGATCCTCAACCCGGTTTTCCAGCTCGAGAAGCTCAAG CTCATGCTGCCGGTGTTTTCAGCATGCTGCGAGGAGCTGATCAGCAGGTGGATGGGGTCCATTGGTTCGGATGGCTCGTACGAGGTGGATTGCTGGCCGGAGTTCAAGAGCCTCACTGGAGATGTCATCTCGCGCACCGCGTTCGGAAGCAGCTATCTTGAAGGAAGAAGGATCTTCGAGCTGCAGGGCGAGCTATTTGAGCGTGTCATCAAATCCATCCAGAAGATGTTCATCCCGGGTTACAT GTATTTGCCTACTGAGAACAACCGGAAGATGCATCAAATGAATAAAGAGATCGAATCGATTCTGAGGGGTATGATTGGGAAAAGAATGCAAGCTATGAAAGAAGGTGAAAGCACAAAAGATGATTTACTTGGTATATTGCTTGAGTCAAACACGAGACACATGGAAGTGAATGGTCAATCAAACCAAGGCTTGACAATCAAGGATATCATGGAGGAATGCAAGCTATTCTACTTTGCAGGAGCGGATACAACATCAGTGCTTCTCACATGGACCATGCTGCTATTAAGCATGCACCCCGAGTGGCAGGATCGTGCAAGGGAAGAGATCTTAGGACTATTTGGGAAGAATAAACCAGACTATGATGGCCTGAGCCGCCTCAAAATT GTGACAATGATCCTCTACGAGGTTCTTAGGTTGTACCCACCGTTCATCGAGCTTACTCGAAAAACATACAAGGAGATGGAGATAGGAGGCATCACTTACCCTGCTGGTGTCATCATTAACCTCCCCGTGATGTTCATCCACCATGATCCGGAAATCTGGGGAAGTGATGTGCATGAGTTCAAACCAGAGAGGTTCTCCGAGGGGATCTCTAAGGCGTCTAAGGATCCAGGTGCATTCCTTCCATTTGGTTGGGGACCGCGAATCTGCATCGGCAAAAACTTCGCATTGCTTGAGGCCAAGATGGCGTTGTGCCTGATTCTTCAACGCTTGGAATTTGAGCTTGCGACATCGTACACTCATGCGCCACATACTATAATAAGTCTGCATCCGATGCACGGTGCACAGATTAAAGTTAAGAGCTATATGACCATTTCAGATTATAGTGTGTTTTATTAG
- the LOC127777638 gene encoding chalcone synthase-like, translating into MAAENGHRGSGIAAIMGIGKAVPAHVFPQKSFPDYYFDISNSSHMVDLKAKFTKICERTMIEKRHLYTSDDLLRSTPSITAYNSTSLTLRQELANHGVPRLGAEAARAAIADWGGRASDITHLVFVTSTSGCLPGADFELLVLLGLPPSTKRAMVYQAGCYGGGTALRLAKDLAENSPGARVLVVCSEVIALVLRGPSESHVGNLVGQAIFGDAAGAVVVGSCPAAAAAGERAMFEIVSASQEVVPGTRDAVVSELREEGIVFTLHRDVPRQIGDSIGRLVERALLAQQQPANAAIGAADAAAPDLNGMFWVVHAGGREILDRMESKLGLGKEKLEASRAVMAQYGNTRSSCVVLVMEEMRRRSEERGLRTAGEGLDMGMLVGFGPGLTVETIVLRALPIN; encoded by the exons ATGGCAGCGGAAAATGGCCATCGTGGCAGCGGAATAGCAGCTATCATGGGAATCGGCAAGGCCGTCCCAGCTCATGTGTTCCCACAGAAGTCGTTCCCAGATTACTATTTCGACATAAGCAATAGCAGTCATATGGTGGATCTAAAGGCCAAGTTTACAAAAATAT GTGAGAGGACGATGATCGAGAAGCGTCACTTGTACACGTCCGACGACCTGCTGCGGAGCACCCCATCCATCACCGCGTACAACTCCACCTCGCTCACCCTCCGCCAGGAGCTCGCCAACCATGGCGTGCCACGCCTCGGAgccgaggcggcgcgcgccgccatcgccgactgGGGCGGGCGCGCCTCCGACATCACCCACCTCGTCTTCGTCACGTCCACCAGCGGCTGCCTCCCCGGCGCCGACTTCgagctcctcgtcctcctcggcctcccGCCGTCCACCAAGCGCGCCATGGTGTACCAGGCCGGCTgctacggcggcggcaccgccctGCGCCTCGCCAAGGACCTCGCCGAGAACAGCCCCGGCGCGCGGGTGCTGGTGGTCTGCTCGGAGGTGATCGCGCTGGTCCTGAGGGGGCCCTCCGAGTCCCACGTCGGGAACCTCGTCGGCCAGGCCATCTTCGGCGACGCCgcgggcgccgtcgtcgtcgggtcctgccccgccgccgccgccgccggcgagcgtgcCATGTTCGAGATCGTGTCGGCGTCGCAGGAGGTCGTGCCCGGGACGAGGGACGCGGTGGTGTCGGAGCTGCGGGAGGAGGGGATCGTGTTCACCCTGCACCGGGACGTGCCGCGGCAGATCGGAGACTCCATCGGCCGCCTGGTGGAGCGCGCGCTGctggcgcagcagcagccggccaACGCCGCCATCGGCGCCGCTGACGCCGCGGCGCCGGACTTGAACGGGATGTTCTGGGTGGTGCACGCCGGCGGCAGGGAGATACTGGACAGGATGGAGAGCAAGCTGGGCCTGGGAAAGGAGAAGCTCGAGGCGTCCAGGGCCGTCATGGCGCAGTACGGCAACACGCGGAGCTCGTGCGTGGTCCTGGTCATGGAGGAGATGCGGCGGAGGTCGGAGGAACGGGGGCTGCGTACGGCGGGGGAAGGGCTAGACATGGGGATGCTCGTCGGCTTCGGCCCAGGCCTCACCGTCGAGACAATCGTGCTCCGCGCGCTgcccattaattaa